In one Mastacembelus armatus chromosome 19, fMasArm1.2, whole genome shotgun sequence genomic region, the following are encoded:
- the jmjd1cb gene encoding probable JmjC domain-containing histone demethylation protein 2C isoform X3: MQGPYSLNGYRVRVYRQDSATQWFTGIITHHDLFSRNMVVMNDQVLEPQNVDPSMVQMTFLDDVVHSLLKGENIGITSRRRSRSSQNNNTAHSHYTRAQANSPRPILASSGSNPKGSQGTLASQQQNQSQQSQQPTSQLHHSPSSSGREQRDQRNSRSSRRKGSDSSVPEDDKDRREENTGRDSKSKAKQMVNKRRKGEEDERKAGLKRLKTDVASDLSESSDSENPHSKRTAHSSSSSSSSSFSSSSSSSSSSSSEPNSENELKTRCSDIKPSAVSKMEEDEKQLIQGNKINDSSSLIGHLSPWVELHADEENKKSVVKETGKIITMEEEELVAVTQIPQSPQQQTPLIPDAVQGGVVESKNSVKALSQSQIPSFSHLHGSTVIDITDDAQATVHRESSEAVSALLASQKAESTALSPYLLLNPSPASSPPVPPSPSSSEGCRKTDLETPIQQQQGIMGSGMTVARTLGNKIEFAPSEVIRPVTSVADNVVLVEKEKTVLPHHLLQHLQQQQHTQQHYPSVHPCIKSPFSSEEMRKHSQQQLATHKMNTVLPSDLGQSKMSTSPNPNPPQLDSLKQKPKHPNNSQSHLYPNTNPTELLKVKSHPGLLDISKPKPNTSPEVSKHKIPRYSDTSPPPSGSLSTKVETSEPSRSGFKPVLARSESGGGSISSNSTKSPLIIDKNETFTVYRDPALVRSDAENSASATVSSNHVAAYIHPHLHTLHSSSPHSPCLTPSTHPHATSHLLAAAHNTALPHPHLLPPGVLPAIHPPTTSLLGGHPRLDSPSGLGHLTLPHPGTAHQQQFLQGQGPPPPPLLAQAHSGAAGLGLYPILWQYPNGTPGSYPPGLNLSPTAKWVHPENPVTVNSEASLRRNTASPWLHQAAGSTGEGLGLLSHVPVRPASADAHRPPVKINTHTSPPLSKANVDIHKEDVDKKGFADPIRTLTLTQLKQEQTDRSRTPTGKDVQLHHIYLDPHSKSCLINTQDERVSKYKEENRQILKESIEVAPFTAKIQRSSDPGMDRDRERSRDPAFPVRLPALASPSPKTSHAHAHVIQSEKSNYFTTLSNSVVNEPPRLYPYKELSSYYEKVSVGTPGVVASIGTAVPSQGALSLGSYSSKTSLSKPPPLIKHQPEGGEGLAGKITEQLSQQVTPVQQQHQHPTGIDRIEHHSPAISPSSSSSSSAPSHHLHHHHHHHHHHQQQQQHQLRSMPSLHRAPVFHPPIQHALERKEATEREKEKERERAGYGRLSPPTLTPIQPVSLVATGSKTSSEQQKPPTLLPELRDIKGHGSAAAVISVASSGEAMTSSADGWRDGEMHQERRGVYSGEKGVLRGKPQAAVASVIVRPSTCVKYDSPVGANRSGAMSHKELSQGRFYPSKLQRECPRLGESVRDAGAGMVIQPNLNLDDMCVQYKKTSLCGMQETMGASVTTSVCRTAVSTPLAFGKHKSGTATLELGYSVSARGEFAAHKTGIGSLVLSHSGQREQQEGFGSCTTSPGGSLPSPTPAGTPQPSPSLTPAPSSISASSQPYSSSFVHLKKHKAALAAAQSRGNLTNAPTAVTTGSSSLSVNSVDKTPIHNSPPTPSSNQAPASSVDSSNSGNTTPGKSSPLLNGQSSRSASTSSGQPSNYHKLKKAWLTRHSEEDRNTTAQTCSTSTKPEKLPSTTTSTSNTTAMSEMIKPCTVNLSASTSNEVEMSKDCGSKGERERQLEEKMEGVAGGGGEDRKAAPLSRRGNKRPYESGSESVGDDSDGSESKMEGRAKRQPKPTYKKKQNDMAKKKGDNEKEEDDVKPNGIFRSAREKTKLKLASSNGIPRSVLKDWRKVKKLKQTGESFLQDDSCSEIGPNLQKCRECRVLRSKKGEEPAHSPVFCRFYYFRRLSYSKNGVIRMDGFSTPDQFDEEALALWIPAAVEESHLDQSTAKYILSFIGDKFCQMVVTENTAASWVKKDAKMAWKRAVRGVREMCDACEATLFNIHWVCQKCGFVVCLDCYKAREKRSSKDKELYSWLKCVKGQPHDQKHLMPTQIIPSTVLTELMNFMHLLRDKHNIKSHCPCTNKQTVLTKLPATNGVSQVLQNVLNHSNKLSVVKAEMSSQQNSNQGGTKAETNGGSGGGCSPVSDRGSAPLTPPESQSPLHFLADLAEQKSREEKKENKESVLLDKSKKEVKEGDSLEVLQQCKTTSLVSNSTEQASTLRDLLTTTAGKLKLGSTDAGIAFAPVYSTASQTTKCVRTMPNILDDIIASVVENKIPASCQDITDKLSIKQEPVMPGNITTPTAITEDTKPERRKSAPVTAALPEDSTSQYPGIPHCWLNNKQLLWLKDHRNQNNWKLFRQCWKQGQPVLVSGIHRRLNTSLWKADSFNQEFADHQGDLINCKDQVVSNSGIKEFWDGFEDITKRPRCKDGEPVVYKLKDWPSGEEFMALMPSRYDDLMKNLPLPEYSDPEGNLNLASHLPSFFVRPDLGPRLCCAYGVAASQDQDFGTANLHVEVSDVVSVLVYVGVARGNGVLSKTGVLKRLEEEDLDEGVRRRLKDSSETPGALWHIYLNKDMARVREFLQKLFKEQGLDVSRDQDPIKEQNWYLSRKQRQRLLDEHGVQGWTVVQFLGDSVLIPAGAMHQVQNLHSCVQVINDFVSPEHVANSFHLTQELRPNEEVNYEDKLQRICACTKQTEWQNELSSVMFSAHTLNVLQINSTHTYSLMETVVIEV; the protein is encoded by the exons ATGCAAG GTCCCTATTCATTGAATGGTTACCGTGTACGTGTGTACAGGCAAGACTCAGCCACCCAGTGGTTCACTGGCATCATTACACACCACGACCTCTTCAGTCGAAACATGGTCGTTATGAATGACCAG GTGCTAGAACCTCAGAATGTGGATCCATCCATGGTCCAGATGACCTTTCTGGATGATGTAGTCCACTCCCTTCTGAAAGGAGAAAACATTGGCATCACCTCCAGACGAAGGTCACGATCcagccaaaacaacaacactgccCAT agTCATTATACACGAGCCCAAGCCAATAGCCCTCGCCCCATCTTGGCTTCATCAGGCTCCAACCCAAAAGGTTCTCAAGGGACACTGGCCTCCCAGCAGCAGAACCAGTCACAGCAAAGCCAGCAACCAACTAGCCAATTGCACCACTCTCCCAGCAGCAGTGGACGGGAGCAGAGAGATCAGCGCAATTCTCGTTCTTCCAGGAGAAAAGGATCAGACAGCAGTGTTCCAGAGGATGACaaggacaggagagaggagaacaCAGGGAGAG aCTCAAAGTCCAAGGCAAAGCAGATGGTCAACAAACGTAGAAAGGGTGAGGAAGATGAGAGAAAGGCTGGTCTAAAGAGGCTGAAGACAGACGTGGCATCTGATCTGTCAGAGAGCAGTGACTCAGAAAATCCACACAGCAAGAGGACAGCCcactcctcatcctcctcttcctcctcttcattttcGTCAtcctcctcgtcttcctcttcCTCGTCCTCAGAGCCCAACTCTGAAAATGAACTTAAGACTCGTTGCAGTGATATAAAACCAAGTGCCGTTTCCAAAATGGAGGAAGACGAGAAGCAGTTAATACAGGGCAACAAAATTAACGATTCCTCCTCTCTCATTGGTCATCTTTCCCCCTGGGTGGAGCTTCATGCAGatgaggaaaacaagaaaagtgTAGTTAAAGAAACGGGCAAAATAATCacaatggaggaggaggaattgGTGGCAGTAACACAAATCCCCCAGTCCCCACAGCAGCAAACACCTCTGATTCCTGACGCTGTCCAAGGTGGTGTTGTGGAGAGCAAGAACAGTGTGAAAG ccctcTCTCAATCCCAAATTCCATCGTTTTCCCACCTCCATGGCAGCACGGTGATCGACATCACAGATGATGCCCAGGCTACGGTGCACCGCGAGAGTTCTGAGGCTGTATCAGCATTGCTTGCATCCCAGAAGGCTGAGTCTACAGCCCTCTCACCTTACCTCCTCCTCAATCCTTCTCCAGCCTCCTCACCTCCTGTCCCGCCTTCTCCCTCGTCATCAGAAGGATGCCGCAAAACAGATTTGGAGACCCccatacagcagcagcaaggcATTATGGGAAGTGGAATGACAGTAGCCAGGACCTTAGGCAACAAGATAGAGTTTGCTCCCTCAGAGGTCATCAG GCCTGTTACATCAGTGGCTGATAATGTGGTGCTGGTAGAGAAGGAGAAAACTGTTCTTCCTCATCATCTCCTTCAACAtcttcaacagcagcagcacacacaacaacacTACCCATCTGTCCACCCTTGCATTAAGAGCCCATTTTCATCTGAAGAGATGCGAAAACACTCACAGCAGCAACTGGCCACCCACAAGATGAACACAGTCCTGCCCTCTGACTTAGGCCAATCCAAAATGAGCACCAGCCCAAACCCCAACCCACCTCAGCTTGACTCTCTGAAACAGAAACCCAAGCACCCTAACAACTCTCAGAGCCATCTGTACCCCAATACAAACCCAACTGAACTTCTCAAAGTTAAATCCCACCCAGGCTTGCTGGACATCTCCAAACCTAAACCCAATACCTCTCCAGAGGTCTCTAAACATAAAATACCACGGTACTCTGATACATCCCCACCTCCTTCAGGCTCTTTATCCACTAAAGTAGAAACTTCAGAACCTTCACGGTCTGGTTTTAAGCCAGTGTTGGCACGGTCAGAGTCGGGTGGAGGTAGTATAAGCAGCAACAGCACCAAGAGCCCTTTGATCATTGATAAGAACGAGACCTTCACTGTTTACAGGGACCCGGCACTTGTCCGCTCTGATGCAGAGAACTCTGCTTCTGCCACTGTCTCATCCAACCATGTGGCAGCATATATCCATCCTCATCTACACACCCTACATTCCTCGTCGCCCCACTCCCCCTGCCTCACACCTTCAACCCACCCCCATGCCACCTCCCATCTCCTTGCTGCTGCTCACAACACTGCCCTACCTCATCCTCACCTTTTGCCCCCCGGAGTACTCCCAGCCATCCATCCTCCCACAACATCTCTTCTTGGGGGCCACCCTCGGCTTGACTCCCCCAGCGGGTTGGGTCACCTCACCCTGCCTCACCCAGGAACTGctcaccagcagcagttcttaCAG GGTCAAGGcccccctccaccacctctACTAGCGCAAGCTCACAGTGGTGCAGCAGGACTGGGCCTGTACCCCATCCTCTGGCAGTACCCCAATGGAACACCAGGCTCCTATCCCCCAGGCCTTAACCTGTCCCCCACAGCTAAGTGGGTTCACCCTGAAAATCCTGTCACTGTGAATTCTGAGGCCTCTCTGAGGAGG aataCAGCAAGTCCATGGCTACACCAGGCTGCTGGTAGCACTGGTGAAGGTCTGGGTTTACTGAGCCACGTTCCTGTCCGGCCAGCCAGCGCAGATGCCCACCGCCCTCCTGTCaagatcaacacacacacaagccccCCACTGTCGAAGGCCAATGTGGACATTCATAAAGA AGATGTGGATAAGAAAGGCTTTGCAGACCCAATCAGGACATTGACGTTGACCCAGCTGAAacaggagcagacagacaggagtCGGACCCCCACAGGGAAAGATGTGCAGTTACACCACATCTACCTAGACCCCCACAGCAAGTCTTGCCTCATAAATACACAG GATGAACGAGTTAGCAAATACAAAGAAGAGAATCGGCAAATCCTGAAAGAAAGCATTGAGGTCGCACCCTTCACTGCAAAAATCCAGCGCTCCAGTGATCCTGGGATggacagggacagagagagaagcagagatcCAGCCTTCCCTGTCCGGTTACCAGCTCTTGCCTCCCCAAGCCCCAAGACCAGCCATGCCCATGCCCATGTCATCCAATCAGAAAAGAGTAACTACTTCACTACACTTTCCAACAGTGTAGTGAACGAGCCTCCAAGACTGTACCCTTACAAGGAGCTCAGCTCTTACTATGAGAAAGTATCTGTTGGCACTCCTGGGGTTGTGGCCAGTATTGGGACTGCTGTACCCAGCCAAGGCGCCCTCTCCCTGGGCAGCTACAGCTCCAAAACCTCCCTCTCCAAGCCCCCTCCCCTCATTAAACACCAgccagagggaggagagggttTAGCAGGGAAAATTACTGAGCAGCTCAGCCAGCAGGTGACACCAGTCCAACAGCAACATCAGCACCCCACAGGTATAGACAGGATAGAACACCACAGCCCTGCTatttctccttcttcctcctcttcctcctcagcccCCAGCCACCATctacatcaccaccaccaccaccaccaccatcaccaacagcagcagcaacaccagcTCAGGTCAATGCCTTCTCTCCACCGAGCACCTGTCTTCCATCCTCCCATACAGCACGCACTGGAACGAAAAGAGGCCACAGAGcgagaaaaggaaaaggagagggagagagcaggtTATGGACGACTGTCTCCACCAACCCTCACACCCATCCAGCCAGTTAGTTTAGTGGCAACTGGCAGTAAGACATCATCTGAGCAGCAAAAACCTCCCACACTGCTGCCAGAACTCAGGGACATCAAAGGTCACggaagtgctgctgctgtcatctCTGTGGCCTCTAGTGGAGAGGCTATGACTTCATCAGCAGATGGGTGGAGGGACGGAGAAATGCATCAGGAAAGAAGAGGTGTGTACTCTGGAGAGAAAGGAGTGTTGAGGGGAAAACCCCAAGCCGCAGTGGCATCAGTCATCGTGCGTCCGTCTACGTGCGTAAAGTATGACAGTCCTGTTGGTGCTAACAGATCTGGTGCTATGAGCCATAAAGAGCTCTCCCAGGGGAGGTTTTATCCATCAAAGCTTCAGAGGGAATGTCCTAGGCTAGGGGAAAGTGTTAGAGATGCTGGAGCTGGCATGGTTATCCAACCCAACTTAAACCTGGACGACATGTGTGTCCAGTATAAAAAGACTTCTCTATGTGGCATGCAAGAAACTATGGGAGCCAGTGTCACGACCTCTGTGTGCAGGACTGCTGTTTCAACACCATTAGCATTTGGCAAACATAAAAGTGGGACAGCCACCCTTGAGCTTGGTTACTCAGTCTCAGCTCGGGGTGAGTTTGCAGCCCATAAAACTGGTATTGGTAGCCTGGTTTTGAGTCATTCAGGACAAAGAGAGCAGCAAGAGGGCTTTGGCTCATGTACCACATCTCCAGGGGGGTCTTTGCCTTCCCCTACTCCAGCAGGGACACCCCAGCCTAGTCCAAGCCTCACCCCAGCACCTAGCTCCATTTCTGCCTCCAGTCAGCCTTACTCCTCTTCCTTTGTCCACCTCAAGAAGCACAAAGCTGCCTTGGCTGCAGCTCAATCCAGGGGCAACTTGACCAATGCTCCCACAGCCGTCACAACTGGAAGCTCCTCCCTTAGTGTGAATTCAGTTGACAAAACACCTATTCACAACTCCCCACCTACACCCTCCTCTAACCAAGCTCCAGCATCCTCAGTCGACAGCAGCAACAGTGGGAACACAACACCAGGCAAGTCCAGTCCCCTGCTTAATGGGCAGTCCTCAAGATCAGCCTCAACAAGCAGTGGGCAGCCCAGTAACTATCACAAGCTAAAGAAAGCCTGGCTAACCCGCCACTCAGAGGAGGATAGGAACACAACCGCTCAAACATGTTCAACCAGTACTAAACCAGAGAAACTTCCCAGCACTACCACCAGCACAAGTAACACTACAGCCATGTCAGAAATGATCAAACCCTGTACAGTCAATCTCAGCGCCTCTACCTCCAATGAAGTGGAAATGAGCAAAGATTGTGGAAGCaaaggtgagagagagaggcagtTGGAGGAGAAGATGGAAGGTGtagcaggaggaggtggagaggacAGGAAAGCAGCTCCTTTATCCAGGCGGGGTAACAAACGACCATATGAGTCTGGTTCAGAGAGTGTAGGTGACGACTCAGATGGCAGTGAGAGCAAGATGGAGGGCCGAGCCAAGCGTCAGCCTAAACCAACATACAAGAAGAAACAGAATGACATGGCCAAGAAGAAAGGAGACaatgaaaaagaggaagatgatGTAAAGCCCAACGGCATCTTCAGATCAGCTCGAGAGAAGACCAAACTCAAACTGGCTAGCAGCA ATGGAATACCTCGCTCAGTGCTGAAAGACTGGAGGAAAGTGAAGAAGCTGAAGCAGACAGGGGAGTCTTTCCTGCAGGATGACTCATGTTCAGAAATTGGGCCCAACTTGCAGAAATGTCGGGAGTGCAGGGTTCTCCGCAGCAAGAAAGGGGAGGAACCAGCACATTCTCCTGTCTTTTGTCGCTTCTACTATTTCAGACG GCTTTCCTATAGTAAAAATGGAGTTATTCGGATGGATGGCTTCTCTACTCCGGACCAGTTTGATGAGGAAGCTCTGGCCCTGTGGATCCCTGCGGCTGTGGAGGAAAGCCACCTTGACCAAAGCACAGCTAAGTACATCCTCAGTTTCATAGGAGACAAGTTTTGTCAGATGGTTGTGACTGAGAATACTGCAGCCAGCTGGGTGAAGAAGGATG CTAAAATGGCATGGAAAAGAGCAGTTCGAGGTGTGAGGGAGATGTGCGATGCCTGTGAAGCAACACTCTTCAATATCCACTGGGTGTGTCAGAAATGTGGCTTTGTTGTCTGTCTGGACTGCTACAAGGCCAGGGAAAAAAGGAGCTCCAAAG ATAAAGAACTATACAGCTGGCTGAAGTGTGTGAAAGGGCAGCCCCATGATCAGAAACACCTGATGCCAACCCAGATCATACCCAGTACAG tgttGACAGAGTTGATGAATTTCATGCACTTATTGAGAGACAAACATAACATCAAATCCCACTGTCCCTGCACCAACAAACAGACCGTCCTCACCAAACTACCAGCCACCAACGGAGTCTCACAG GTTCTGCAGAATGTCCTGAACCACAGTAACAAGCTATCCGTTGTGAAAGCTGAGATGAGCTCTCAACAGAACTCCAACCAAGGAGGAACCAAGGCAGAGACCAATGGAGGAAGTGGCGGAGGATGCAGTCCAGTTAGCGACAGAGGAAGTGCTCCTCTCACTCCACCAGAATCCCAGTCACCTCTGCACTTCCTGGCAGACCTGGCAGAGCAGAAATCcagggaagaaaagaaag AAAACAAGGAGTCAGTGTTGTTAGATAAATCAAAGAAGGAAGTCAAGGAAGGGGACAGCCTAGAGGTCCTGCAGCAGTGTAAAACCACCTCACTGGTATCGAACAGTACGGAGCAGGCCTCAACGCTCAGAGATCTGCTCACCACCACAGCAGGAAAACTGAAGCTGGGCTCCACTGATGCAGGAATTGCTTTTGCACCAGTCTATTCTACCGCTTCACAG ACTACAAAGTGTGTGCGGACCATGCCTAATATTCTTGATGACATCATTGCTTCAGTAGTTGAGAATAAAATCCCTGCCAGCTGCCAGGATATTACCGACAAGCTGTCAATCAAGCAAGAGCCTGTCATGCCAGGGAACATCACCACCCCCACTGCTATTACTGAGGATACCAAACCAGAAAGAAGGAAGTCTGCGCCTGTTACTGCAGCTTTGCCAGAAGACTCAACCAGTCAGTATCCAGGCATTCCCCACTGCTggttaaacaacaaacagttaCTGTGGCTTAAAGATCACCGCAACCAGAACAACTGGAAGCTGTTCAGGCAGTGTTGGAAACAAGGACAG CCTGTGCTAGTGTCAGGAATCCATAGGCGGCTGAATACCAGTCTATGGAAAGCTGACTCCTTCAACCAGGAGTTTGCAGATCATCAAGGAGACCTCATCAACTGTAAAGACCAGGTGGTGTCCAACTCCGGGATAAAGGAGTTCTGGGATGGATTTGAGGATATCACCA AGCGCCCCAGGTGTAAAGATGGAGAACCTGTGGTCTACAAACTAAAGGACTGGCCGTCTGGTGAGGAGTTCATGGCCCTCATGCCCTCAAG ATATGATGACCTGATGAAGAACCTGCCCCTGCCAGAGTACTCTGATCCAGAAGGCAACCTCAACCTGGCGTCCCACCTGCCATCTTTCTTTGTAAGGCCAGATCTGGGACCGAGACTCTGCTGTGCCTACG GTGTCGCTGCATCTCAGGACCAGGACTTTGGGACTGCCAACCTCCATGTGGAAGTCTCAGATGTCGTCTCTGTTCTAGTCTATGTAGGAGTAGCCAGAGGCAATGGAGTTCTGTCTAAAACTG gAGTGTTGAAACGCCTGGAGGAGGAAGATCTGGACGAAGGTGTTAGAAGGAGGCTCAAAGACTCCAGTGAGACACCCGGGGCCCTGTGGCACATCTACCTCAACAAAGACATGGCCAGAGTCCGAGAGTTCCTGCAGAAG CTCTTTAAAGAGCAGGGATTGGATGTGTCGCGGGACCAGGACCCAATCAAAGAGCAGAACTGGTACCTGAGCAGGAAGCAACGTCAGCGGCTGCTGGATGAGCATGGAGTTCAGGGTTGGACTGTAGTTCAATTCCTGGGAGACTCTGTCCTTATACCAGCAGGTGCCATGCACCAG GTGCAGAACCTCCACAGCTGTGTTCAGGTCATCAATGACTTTGTGTCTCCTGAGCATGTGGCCAACTCCTTCCACTTGACGCAGGAGCTTCGGCCAAATGAGGAGGTCAACTACGAGGATAAACTACAG AGAATCTGTGCCTGtacaaaacagacagaatgGCAGAATGAGTTATCATCAGTGATGTTTTCTGCACATACACTCAATGTGCTCCAAAtaaactccacacacacttattcTCTCATGGAGACGGTTGTAATTGAGGTGTGA